The following coding sequences are from one Eleginops maclovinus isolate JMC-PN-2008 ecotype Puerto Natales chromosome 11, JC_Emac_rtc_rv5, whole genome shotgun sequence window:
- the LOC134872183 gene encoding LOW QUALITY PROTEIN: glycerophosphodiester phosphodiesterase domain-containing protein 5-like (The sequence of the model RefSeq protein was modified relative to this genomic sequence to represent the inferred CDS: deleted 1 base in 1 codon), with translation MASSFSPLQLGHLQGLQAQLLRRYEHRPLVSCLSGLYGCRWRRERSCRQREDCCCNKLEGVCFALLVAAFCVTLVFLYFWGQAKNDYNDFDWFTFSSLGFWFPWSVVLLVIAAAFFTYVTVLMLLAVCLLSEGQKLYLHWSHKIGIVVSLTFSIAATAVLSDLWSKELTTLLLSFRVTAPFLHVGGVLLLTALSWPVALHFFRMSSRVRRGLILGFYLSFLSALYLVPLGLYSPCIKEVGTLGPPPALIGHRGAPMLAPENTLMSFEKAVETGSEGLETDVTISVDGVPFLMHDQTLLRTTNIQQVFPNRTNMAAATFSWSELQSLNAGAWFLSSDPFGTAGSLTAEERQRAAQQSVCSLQAFLQLAAQTDRLVIFDLYRPPRGHPYRDTWIHRILEVIHNESSINSSQVLWLPSDLRSLVQELDPALQQTSGSRLSPEDLQSNNIVRLNLHYSDMSTHSTSAYAAGNISTNLYVVSQPWLFSLAWCSGVQSVTTNNPQLLSSITAPLFLMSPDQYNLVWILTDLLSLLLIVLVFVFHRWRERGLAFCSGTKVSLDNGTYSKFKTEMSDIWSVSSINSQAERTSNLATVTQH, from the exons ATGGCGTCCTCGTTCTCCCCGCTGCAGTTGGGGCATCTGCAGGGTCTCCAGGCTCAGCTGCTGCGGCGCTACGAGCACCGGCCGCTGGTTTCCTGTCTGTCAGGGCTATatggctgcaggtggaggagagagaggagctgcaggcaGCGGGAGgactgctgctgcaacaaa CTGGAAGGCGTCTGCTTCGCTCTGCTGGTGGCGGCTTTCTGCGTAACGCTGGTGTTTCTCTACTTCTGGGGACAGGCTAAGAACGACTATAATGACTTTGACTG GTTTACCTTCAGTAGCCTGGGCTTCTGGTTCCCCTGGTCTGTGGTGCTGCTGGTCATCGCTGCAGCCTTCTTCACCTACGTCACCGTGCTCATG CTGCTGGCGGTGTGTTTACTGTCAGAAGGTCAGAAGCTTTATTTACACTGGAGTCACAAG ATTGGGATCGTTGTGAGTCTGACGTTCTCCATCGCAGCGACCGCCGTTTTATCCGACCTCTGGAGCAAAGAGCTGACGACGCTGCTGCTCTCCTTCCGG GTGACTGCCCCTTTCCTCCATGTGGGGGGGGTCCTCCTGCTGACGGCGCTCTCCTGGCCCGTCGCTCTGCATTTCTTCCGCATGAGCAGTCGAG tgaggCGGGGGCTGATCCTGGGGTTCTACCTGAGCTTCCTGTCCGCCCTCTATCTGGTTCCCCTGGGTCTCTACTCTCCTTGTATCAAAGAGGTCGGGACCCTAGGACCCCCGCCGGCCCTCATCGGACACAGAGGGGCCCCCATG CTGGCTCCAGAAAACACTTTGATGTCGTTTGAGAAAGCtgtggagacaggaagtgaaggtcTGGAGACGGACGTCACCATCAG TGTGGATGGAGTCCCCTTCCTGATGCACGATCAGACCCTGCTTCGGACCACCAACATCCAGCAGGTCTTCCCCAACAGAACCAACATGGCCGCTGCCACGTTCAGCTGGAGCGAGCTGCAGAGCCTCAACGCCGGAGCCTGGTTCCTCTCC AGCGACCCGTTTGGGACCGCCGGCTCTCTGACTGCAGAGGAGCGTCAGCGCGCC GCTCAGCAGTCggtctgcagtctgcaggccTTCCTGCAGCTGGCAGCGCAGACGGACAGGCTGGTGATCTTCGACCTCTACCGGCCCCCCCGAGGTCACCCGTACAGGGACACCTGGATCCACCGCATTCTGGAGGTCATCCACAACGAGTCCTCCATCAACTCCTCGCAG gtgCTGTGGCTGCCCTCAGACCTGCGCTCCCTGGTGCAGGAGTTGGACCCGGCGCTGCAGCAGACGTCTGGCAGCCGGCTCTCCCCGGAGGATCTGCAGAGCAACAACATCGTCAGACTCAACCTGCACTACAGCGACATGTCCACACACAGCaccag tgcgtACGCAGCGGGGAACATCAGCACTAACCTGTACGTGGTGAGCCAGCCGTGGCTCTTCTCTCTGGCCTGGTGCTCCGGGGTTCAGTCGGTCACCACCAACAACCCCCAGCTGCTGAGCTCCATCACGGCCCCGCTCTTCCTCATG agTCCAGACCAGTACAACCTGGTGTGGATCCTCACTGATCTGCTGTCCCTGCTGCTGATCGTCCTCGTCTTCGTCTTCCACCG gtGGAGAGAGCGCGGCCTGGCTTTCTGCTCCGGCACTAAAGTCTCTCTGGATAACGGCACGTACAGCAAGTTCAAAACAG AGATGAGTGACATCTGGTCCGTCTCCAGCATCAACTCTCAGGCGGAGAGGACGTCCAACCTGGCAACCGTGACACAGCACTAA